The sequence GCGGGTAGCGGAACACGCGGTCGGCGAAGACCACGAACGCGTCGGCCGCGGTGTTGTAGTTGACGTACCAACCCCCGCTCGGCGCGAGGCAGTCGGCCAGCGCCGCGGCCAGCCGCTCCGCTTCCGCTTCCGGGGCTCGGAAGTCCAGCAGCGTCCACTGGGCCGGCTGCCCCTCGGCCGCACCGGTCACCGCGATCCGCCGCACCGTCGACACCTGCAAGGGCACGCCGTCGAGCGCCGACCCGACCCGGAGGCTCTCCCCGATCAGGACCCCACGCAGCATCTCGCCGGCCTCACCCTGCTGACCGTTCATCCGCCCACGCACCTCCAACACCATCGATCTCTCCGACGCGTTCGCCCGCTTACCTCCACATTTCCGAGCGTATGTGCGAACCGGTGCGCCAGGGAAGGGGAACCGTGCATGATTCGCTCGTTTGAGCGAATATGCGAAACGTGCAACCACCCACCCCGGGCTCCTCGCCCGCCCTCGAAGCCCAACTCACCGCCTTCCTGCGGCGGTACGAGCAGGCCAACAACAGCCACCGGATCGGCCGGGTGCTGCCGATGATCGCGGAGGACGCCGTCTACTGGTTCACCGACGGCTCCTACCGCGGCGAGCGCGAGATCGCGGTCGCGGTCCAGCGGACCTTCGACGCCATCCAGGACGAGAGCTACGAGATCAGCGACCTCGAATGGCTTGTCCTCACCCCGGAGCACGCCGTGTGCCGCTATCGCTTCCGCTGGACCGGGCTCGTCGACGGGCAGCCCCGATCCGGACAGGGCCGAGGCACGAACGTGGTCGTCAAACGGCACGGCGAGTGGAAGATGCAGCACGAGCACCTCAGCACCTGACGACGGGCGGCCGCCTTGCGGACGCGGCTGCCCACCCTCCCGGGCCCGAGCCCGGCTTTGCGGCTCAGGCGGTGGGAAGTTCGCCGGTGCGTATCGCGGTGATGAAGGCGGTCCAGGCGGAGGGGGTGAAGGCGAGGGCGGGCCCGTCAGGGTTTTTGGAGTCGCGCACCGGCACGGTGTCGTGGGCGGCGATGTGGGAGGGCGCCCACTCGACGCAGTTGCCGCCCTCGCCGCCGCTGTAACTGCTCTTGATCCAGGCGGTGCTGGTGGTGTCGGCGGTGTGGCTCATCTGGTGTGCTCCTCCGCGATGCTTCGGATGAGGGACAACGAGTCCTGCGGGGACGCGGCCGCGGCGCGGAGCCGGTCGTACGCTCCCCGGGCGCTCTCCACCGCTTCCACCGAGTCGTCCACGTGCCCCGCGTTGCGGGTCTCCGAGTACACCACCCGGGTCCCGTCCCATGACGACAGTAGGATAAAGGGCGCGGAAGATGTCGGGGCTCCCGCCGAGAACCGCAGGACCTGCACGGTGATGTTCGGGTTCGCCGCCCGCAGTGCAAGGTGCTCCAACTGCGCCGCCATCACGGCCCGTCCGCCGGCCTCGGTGCGCAGTACCGCCTCGTGCAGGATCACCCACAGCAGCGGTGGCCGCTTGCCCTCCATCACGGCATACCGCTGCCGTCTCGCCTCGACTCGCGTCTCGATCTGCCCGTCGTCCTCACGGGGGTTGGCCGCCCGGAAGGTC comes from Streptomyces sp. NBC_00448 and encodes:
- a CDS encoding DUF397 domain-containing protein, with amino-acid sequence MSHTADTTSTAWIKSSYSGGEGGNCVEWAPSHIAAHDTVPVRDSKNPDGPALAFTPSAWTAFITAIRTGELPTA
- a CDS encoding helix-turn-helix domain-containing protein; translated protein: MMDVQERDSWQQGRKDGAAYLGREVRYAREHLGLTQQQLAEQTGYERPHVTRVESGQLLASEQFVKACDRIFETSGFFTRLRERVTERGHPGWFVPYVKLEQGAKEICDYSSTLLMGMLQTPEYAEATFRAANPREDDGQIETRVEARRQRYAVMEGKRPPLLWVILHEAVLRTEAGGRAVMAAQLEHLALRAANPNITVQVLRFSAGAPTSSAPFILLSSWDGTRVVYSETRNAGHVDDSVEAVESARGAYDRLRAAAASPQDSLSLIRSIAEEHTR
- a CDS encoding YybH family protein, coding for MQPPTPGSSPALEAQLTAFLRRYEQANNSHRIGRVLPMIAEDAVYWFTDGSYRGEREIAVAVQRTFDAIQDESYEISDLEWLVLTPEHAVCRYRFRWTGLVDGQPRSGQGRGTNVVVKRHGEWKMQHEHLST